A single Vanessa atalanta chromosome 25, ilVanAtal1.2, whole genome shotgun sequence DNA region contains:
- the LOC125073774 gene encoding wiskott-Aldrich syndrome protein family member 1-like: protein MKTKKCNVPPLPEPPPPDPCKLQRRRQKEKAGIKICPEIPIVPPPPPPTCHALCIEKIKNPPITITNHPVVCVVEREPTGTARCDEIERRAAAQPTPPWPGCLPPPPLPPLPAPDLCEERQKKKRVEECKERMKRYRL from the coding sequence atgaAGACCAAAAAATGCAATGTTCCGCCTTTACCTGAGCCGCCGCCTCCCGACCCTTGTAAATTACAGCGAAGAAGGCAAAAAGAAAAAGCAGGTATTAAAATATGCCCAGAAATTCCTATAGTACCTCCACCGCCGCCACCAACGTGTCACGCTTTAtgcattgaaaaaataaaaaatccaccGATCACGATAACTAATCATCCTGTAGTCTGTGTTGTTGAGAGAGAACCCACAGGTACTGCTAGGTGTGACGAAATAGAAAGACGTGCCGCTGCTCAGCCTACTCCTCCCTGGCCTGGTTGCCTCCCGCCCCCACCACTACCACCTCTCCCCGCTCCTGATCTTTGTGAAGAACGGCAGAAGAAGAAACGCGTAGAGGAGTGCAAGGAGAGAATGAAACGTTACAGACTTTGA